TGCCCGCGCGCGGCGCGTCGATGACGACGTCGGAGAAGATGTCGAAGACGAGGGCGAGGATCCCGCCCAGGGCGATCACCCCTACGCCGATCCAGATGATCAGCCAGTTGGCCATCGTCAGGCCGACGCCGCCCACGATGAACCCGGCG
This window of the Nonomuraea africana genome carries:
- a CDS encoding HGxxPAAW family protein, giving the protein MADGHNLGNHGGRASSWLAVTVIFAGFIVGGVGLTMANWLIIWIGVGVIALGGILALVFDIFSDVVIDAPRAGMRAEDHR